tcgcttgcccgtacgtgcgtgtcgatatgtgcatgtcacgtacgtaactttagggaaatatatgtttcttgccgactctgatggcggccggggtgtcgtcaaaagcgtagaacgcccgccgccgcatctaagttagcttctgtttttttagcttcgccaagctgaatattattaatcgtgtatttacatgttcgtggtttaatagtattattgatcttctgtctatccatccagtcagggttttttaaaatttagtttctatctgcatttgagactgatgctatcacgttggctacgtagctaggttagcttctatttttttagcttcgcaaagctgaatattattaatcgtgtatttacatgttcagtcactgtgaatgtccatttcgcgttctcgactcattttcaagaggatatagtatctgagatggtttaaaatacaaatctgtgatccactatagaaaaaggagagagtgtggaatccaatgagccagcttgtacccaagttacggtcagagcgaaaaaagatacgtccatcactgcctctcaagtaacgttcctcatctacgaatctttcatcctcgctcaaattaatggggtaaccgtcactttctcggtccgaatctctctcgctccattgtaaacaacggggaattgtgaggaatactagctcctgtgacgtcacgctacttccggtacaggtaaggcttttttttcatcagtgagcaaaagttgtgaactttatcgtcgattttctctactaaatcctttcagcaaaaatatggcaatatcgcgaaatgatcaagtatgacacatagaatggatctgctattcctgtttaaataaaaaatattcatttcagtaggcctttaaacaaattgcaaaatattcaccaacacagatgtccagaatactgtggaattttgctatgaaaacagacgacttaatagctggccacaatggtgtcccaaaatgtccgctacagtccgtgacgtcacacgcagacgtcatcataccgagacgttttatgcaggatatttcgcgggaaatttaaaattgcacattactaatctaacccggccatattggcatgttaGAGGGCCAATATGGCCCTCTAACATGCCAATGTTAGAGGGCCGTATTGTTAGAGGGCCgtaaatgttaagatttcctcattgatatataaactatcagactgcgtggtcggtagtagtggctttcagtaggcctttaaaacatatgACTGTTGCCGTGTCAACATTGTCAGTCAGTATACGACACTTCTTTAACTGTTAATGTCTTTTGACATATCagtgccatttaatgatgacttgagatgaaattattacataagaCTCCTTTAAGTTTCGTATACTGACTGACTATGTTGACACGGCAACAGTTGTTACTATATTTCCTCTCGCCAACTCTAACCTACTTTTTAATTTCAGTGTACTTTCTGCTGTTATGTGGTTCCATCAAcccttcttaaactttactgagcattaGAGCTGGGCGGTATGGCCCAAAACTGATATCCCGGTATTTTTAGGCCGAATCGCGAAATATAATATATAACGGTGTTttaaacaaaatatgcaaaatgtttAGTTTAAACTTAACACCACATCACTGTTACTATCAGTTTTCTGAAAATTACTTCGAAAAAGTAATTGTTTATAGTCACTCGTTACTTAACCAAAAAACTAAATTTATTTACTAATGGAAttactttttaataaatgtaattaattactagggaaagtaattaatgtgttatttaaAAAACCTTTAGGAAATGTCATATGCATTTGAGAGAAGTTTATGAGAGCGGCGACAGCGTGCGTGTGCCTTTTGTGTCAAGCGACTTGTGACGTCAGCGAGGGTTTCAGCTGAACTgtatttgttagctttagcagttagcagtgGCAGTTTTGACGGCTGTtttgttgaatcttttcaccggcTTGTTACCTCTGGTTAAAAAAGAGGAGCCGCCGGAGCTACGGTGCGGGCATGTCAGCTGTGCGTGAAGGGGAATGTGGCGGGGGGTCGGAGGCAATTTGGGCTAGCGACTCCGGACATGTGCCAGACCCTTCTTCAGCTATGGTGCCTGTGCGCCGCACCGGCCGCAACAAAGGCACATCAAATGATAccggtatggcggtattgtctcaaatatatatctcttttaaaaaaatactggTATTAACTGTGATACCGGTATACCGCGCAGCCTTACTCTATGCACATATTTATTCTACTTCAAGCTAGTTCAACggctagcttagctattagcatgccttctTCTGCTTGCTCTTTCTTGGTGTGTAAAAGGTTTAGCCTCATcctaatacttgataatgatacttgggttattaagaaatgtattttatttgccataatggaggtgattattaactTCGGAGAGCGGTTtcacacaattagctgctagcttgtcagagaatttaaaataaatacaatactagcACGAGGGGATCTGTTTGTGCTCTTGACTTAATCTATAGCGTAATGAAGGAAGCTGAGGGAAGCCTCTGTCAGTCATCCACCAGCTTTGTCTCTGTAAGATTGCTAGCACACGCAGAAACATAAGGTAACATAGTAGAAATTATATGGATCAGGCCCAAAATctaatgataaataatgataaatgggttatacttgcatagcgcttttctaccttcaaggtactcaaagcgctttgacagtatttccacatttacccattcactcacagattcacacactgatggcgggagctgccatgcaatcaGTTCTTCCTTAttccatttcctgaaagtttcatgaaaATCCATCATCaagtttttgagttatgttgctgacTAACTCACTCTAACAAGCTGACAAACCAACAGTAATGACTGCATTTACATACTCTAAGGCATGGgtgtcaaatttggcccgccgtgtaatttcatttggcccttgaggcaatatcaaattaacactagagctggcccgccgattatatacagcggcggtgccgccgtaacaccgcattcaccgctaattgtcatacttgccaaccctcccgggagacaaccaaatttcagtgcccctcctgaaaatttggcccgagctgtcgtcacgtccgctttccatCCAGTACAACGACTTTCTGGCTCAGTcacatatgtgcggcttctgcacgcaccaacacaagtgaatgctatgcatacttgatcaacagccatacaggttacactgagggtggatgtataaataactttaacactgttacaaatatgcgccacactgtgaacccacaccaaacaagaatgataaacacatttcgggagaacatccgcaccgtaacacaacataaacacaacagaacaaatacccagaaccccccccccccacacacacacacacacacacgcacaccttgtaacgtcccggaagagttagtgctgcaaagggttctgggtatttctcctgttgtgtttatgttgtgttacggtgcagatgttttcccgaaatgtgtttatcattcttgtttggtgtgggttcacagtgtggcgcatatttgtaacagtgttaaagttgtttatacagacagcctcagtgtaacctgtatggctgttgatcaagtatgcgttgcattcacgtgtgtgtgcgtacagaaaccgcacatatcttgtgactgagcCGGCAAGTTGTTAAAATGGATGAaatgcggacgtgacgacagctcgtagagcacgttaaaggcagtgcctttaaggcacgctccCAAGACTGTGATTCGGGTGGAATATGAGAAaatagttgccccgggagattttcgggggggggggggcaattcCCGGGAAATTCGGGTGGGTTGGCAAGTGAGCTCTACCGCCGCGTGCGCACAGTTTGCTGAAAAACTCAGTGTACTCGGCGATGAGGTAAGCCGGCGATTTGGCGACTTTGATGGTCAGAAATGTAGATTTGAACTGCTAGTAATCCCTTCGCAGTTGATGTGGAAAAAGCACCAATTAACCTCCAAATGAAGTCAAAGTATGATGCTGTTGGCGCCGCACAGTTTCCACAATTTATCCCTGACACAATGCCTCAGCTCCGCAACCAAGCTGCTCAATTGCTCTCCATGTTCGGCAGCACTTATCTATGTGAGCAACTTTTCTCCTCAATGAAGATAACGAAAACGTCTCACAGGATAcgtatgactgatgaacaccttcattcgataatgaaggttgcctcagctcaaagcctgagccccgacattaatgaactagcatccaagaaaagatgcgaggtatctggcttgggcacatcagactagatcagtgtgttgcaaactgagcagtttaaagtcctgaatggttgatttattcattattttattttcaaatttattagcctgtggaaaaagttaatgttgatatttacatcagaaggctgcaaatagaaaagaggcattcaattttttttaaaattgtatttgatatgccattgatattttttaattattattattattatttgaaactcgattttgcatgtcactataaagttatataagccttgcttgttcaatattcaatgcaaagcttgtttgggtccctattaaaaggttaatttgttcaaccttggcccgcggctttgttcagtttaaaattttggcccactctgtatttgagtttgacacccctgctctaaggtaaTAATTGTTTAGctcatagttaaaggcctactgaaattaattttttttatttaaacggggatagcagatctattctatgtgttgtacttgatcatttcgcgatattgccatatttttgctgaaaggatttagtatagaacaacgacgataaagattgcaacttttggtatctgataaaaaaaaaggcttgcccctaccggaagtagcgtgacgtagtcagttgaacatatacgcaaagttccctattgtttacaatgatggccgcatgaagtgagagagattcggaccgagaaagcgacaatttcctcattaatttgagcgaggatgaaagatttgtggatgagtaaagtgcaagtgaaggactagtggggagttgaagctattcagatagggaagatgctgtgagagccgggggtgacctgatattcagctgggaatgactacaacagtaaataaacacaagacatatatatactctattagccacaacacaaccaggcttatatttaatatgccgcaaattaatcctgcataaaaacacctgcgtgtttgttatgctagctcctagctcctctgctagctcctagctccatagaacacgccaatacaattcaaacacctgatcaacacacacaatcactcagcccaaaagacgttcacctaacccaaggttcataaagcttatatatttttaaaaagttacgtacgtgacgcgcacatacggtcaagctatcaaatgtttagcagccaaggctgcatactcacggtacctgatattcagctgggaatgactacaacagtaaataaacacaagacatatatatatactctattagccacaacacaaccaggcttatatttaatatgccacaaattaatcctgcataaaaacacctgcgtgtttgttatgctagctcctagctcctctgctagctcctagctccatagaacacgccaatacaattcaaacacctgatcaacacacacaatcactcagcccaaaagaccgttcacctaacccaaggttcataaagcttatatatttttaaaaagttacgtacgtgacgcgcacatacggtcaagctatcaaatgtttagcagccaaggctgcatactcacggtacctgatattcagctgggaatgactacaacagtaaataaacacaagacatatatatatactctattagccacaacacaaccaggcttatatttaatatgccacaaattaatcctgcataaaaacacctgcgtgtttgttatgctagctcctatctcctctgctagctcctagctccatagaacacgccaatacaattcaaacacctgatcaacacacacaatcactcagcccaaaagaccgttcacctaacccaaggttcataaagcttatatatttttaaaaagttacgtacatacgcaaaaaaaagttgcgcacatacggtcaagcgatcaaatgtttagaagccaaagctgcatactcacagtagcacgtctgcgtctttgtcatccaaatcaaagtaatcctggtaagagtctgtgttgtcccagttctctacaggcgtctgtctatcgaagtcaaaagtcctcctggttagagtctctgttatccgagttcttccatcttgactgcatctttcgggaatgtaaacaaagaagcgccggctgtgtactgttgttgctgactacgttcgaaaaatacgtccatttcgcaccgacaactttcttctttgcttgctcagcttccttctccataatgcaatgaacatgattgcaacagattcacgaacacagatgtccagatgtactgtggaattatgaaatgaaaacagagctttttcgtattggcttcaatgtggaaggcatacccgtgttccccgggctacgtcacgcgcatacgtcatcctcagaggcgtttcgaaccggaagtttagcggcaaatttaaaatgtcactttataagttaacccggccgtattggcatgtgttataatgttaagatttcatcattgatatataaactatcagactgcgtggtcggtagtagtgggtttcagtaggcctttaataaagcaAATTTACAGTGATTACATGTCCATCTCTACCCAAAATGCTAACCGGTTCAGGGTCTCCCCATtccaaactaaaataaataaagtggattgaaaCTGTAGCGTTGTGACAAGTTAATGGTGCTTTCAAAACTCTTGTTGTACAATTAAAGACTACTTCAACGCTGTTTTGATTAAATCATTTATAAGTAACACGTCTGTAATTTGATCTTCTGCCAGGTTCCTGCTCACACGGCGGTTAGACCTCTTGCTGCACAATTATTTCCCAGACCACCACCTATTGCAACGCCTCCTCCCAGTTCGAGTGTTACTTCGCCAGACCAGGAGGAGAGTGACACCAACAAAGGCTTTGAATGCTTCCTAAGCTTGCTCAACAGTGGAGTCAACATCGAACTGCTAAGTAAGATTGTCAACGATGACAGCGAAGATCTCCATTCAGAAGACGGGTCCATGAACATTAAGCCCGATGATGTCAACGCTGCCggaggggagggggagggggagtcgGCGGGGACTTCGCAAGAGGTTTCCCCGGTTCCCCAAAGGCGCCCCATGGATGATTTTCAACTCGAGCAGTCCCGAGATGACACTCTGCGCGCGACGTGGGACCAAGTGATATCAATTGATGGGCAGCTGGTTCGCCCGGGGATAGAGCGGCGTTTCCCTCACTTTGCATCAATTAGGGacagattatacagagtgagtTGTGACACTCAGACAAGAGAGGAAATCACCCAATTGCTGGTGCCAAAAAGCCGTCGGGAAATGATTTTCCAGGCAGCACATTTCAACCCGATGGCTGATCACCTGGGGTATAATAAAACACTCAACCGGGTAATGGCCCGTTTCTATTGGCCATGCATCCGGACAGACGTGCGTCGCTGGTGTGCGGCTTGCCGAGACTGTCAACAAGTCAACTCAGCGGCCTCTAGAGCGCCTTTGCAGCCATTGCCACTCATAGAAGTCCCATTTGAGCgaattggcatggacctcgtcggaccatttGACCCGAGTACCCAGGGATATCGTTttgcgctagtcctggtggattacgcaacgcgctatcccgaagcagtaccGCTGcactccatctctgcaaagagtgtcgcgcaggcgctgtttcaagttatctcccgagtcggaatcccaaaagagattctgactgaccaggacacgtcctttatgtcacacacgttaaaggagctgtacggattattgggAATCAAATCCATTCGGACCAGCGTTTGCCACCCGCACACTGATGGACTGGTAAAGTGGCTGAATAAAATCTTGAAATCCATCATCCGGAAGTTCttacacgaggacaaaccaaattggcatacattgttggatcccctgttatttgcagtgcgggaggtTCCTCAGTCCTCCACAGGGTTTTCCCCATTTGAAATGTTGTTCGTCAGGAAGCCGCGCGGGGTGCTGGACctagttaaagaaagctgggaggaaggtccaagccccagtaAAAAGGAAATTCAATACGTCATGGACTTGAGAGTGAAACTCCACAAATTGGGGCACTTGTCACATAATAATTTGCTCCAAGCCCAAAAACGTCAGGAGAGCCTGTATAACAGGGGGACGCATCTTAGAAATTTTTTACCGGGAGAGAaagtatttgtattacttccaacGTCCAGCTCTAAATTACTCGCCGagtggcaaggaccctttgtggTCTCACGACAAATAGGTGACGTGGATTATGAGGTCAGGCGGTGTGGCCGAGGCTTGGCAACACAAAtataccacctcaacctcctaaaaAGATGGATCGAGGCGGAGCCTGTCTCCATGGTAACGGCGATAGCGGAGAGCGAGGAGCTGGGTCCGGAGGTTCCCCCCTCCCCGCGGCCCTTCCCTCTCCGCTGTGATGATCATCTCACGCCGTCAGAGAGAGCAGATGTGGCCTCTTTGCCGCAGCGTTTTGCTGACGTGTTCTCCCCCCTGCCAGGCCGCACGAACCTCACCCAGCATCACATAGAGACCAGCCCAGGCGTGACGGTGAGATCTCTGCCCTATAGGCtacccgaacacaagcgcaaagtagttgGGGAGGAATTAAAGGGCGTTTTAGATGTTCCTATTGGCAGTGAGAACTGCGAATGTAACAATTATACTCTGATACCAGAGGGAACAGAGCGGTCCACTTGTGAACAGTCCTCCTGTGAGACACACTCACTGTCTGATGACAAGAACAGAAAAGACAGACAAAAGTGCTCCTTAAGCCTCAGTGATCGATCCGAATCTCCCCCAACAATAGAgaacaaaaaggaaaaagaaaaaccGGCAGAGGTTGATGGGAGGTGTGAACTGCTTCAGAACATTCTAAAAACTCTGGGCTTGAACCTGGAAACCGAAGAGCTGAGCAAACTAACAGACCGGACTCAAGAGAGACTTTATGGTAAAAGGAATGAGAGAAGTCCAGTGGCCACCAGCATAGTAGAGCATgacagtactagtagtagtaacagtCCCTCTCGCATGCAGATCTCTAACAGCAGGATCTCTATGGATCATCACAAGGAAAAGTCATTTTTTGAGTGCAGCGACTCAAGAAAGAGCAGAGAGgaactttctttattttcttacCAAGATAATGCACCAGTACAGAGGATTGCTGGCAACAACCAAGATCTGCAAATATTTGATGAAACCCATCACGCACATTCCAGCCAGGAGTGTAATTCTGTTTCAGGTTACAGTTTGCCTGAGCATTCTCAGTTCAATGCTTCTTTCAACGGTGACAACAGTTCTTGCTGGACACACGCTCATGGTTCCAGTTCTATGTTCTCTTTGCCTTACTCATTGTATACAGACCACTCCCACCCCTCAATTGCTTCCGAAGACTATGAATTACGCCACTATATCTACAGCTCCCATGAACATGTCTATAAGAATCCAGACCTCTCCTTGAGCGAATGTCAGTTTGGCTCAAACACTGGCCCGGGTTGCCTGCAAACAGTCGAACTGTCACGCCATAGTGGTAAATTCCAagctaaaaaaaaggaaaagctaCAAGggatactaaaacaaacaaaactgacAAGTGACCTTACAAAGATGATGGAGCCTCCGCAAGGTACGAAACACCAAGAGGTTGATTATCCAAGAAAGGGGAAACAGCCACCAACAGAAGAGGAAATTAAAGCAAAACTGAGAAAAAAGGTtggtacaatgttttttttaaaagttttacatTTGATCATTCTGCTCTCTTTCCGACAAAAACGAGCAAGATCCAATACTATGTTGATGTAGCCACCGAGCAAGAGCCCACCACCTGTCAATATGATGACGCGTATGTAGCAGTTACTGTAACCACGAGGGGAGATGAGGAAAgactggtgtgttgtttccttcaaTGTTAGTAAGATTaacatgttatgcagaggtatatcaaatcaaatcaactttatttataaagcacatttaaaatttaccacaggggtagccaaagtgctgtacaatgggcaggttaaaagataatacgagaaccgagcaaacagaacacgataaaaaataaataaataaaatataaaaacaggttcacagcaggtgtattatggggcgccattgcaggatggatatcactcagtgttaaaagccatggaataaaagtatgtttttaagagagatttaaaaacaggaagagaggaggcttgtctaacactaagaggtaggtagttccagagcttgggagcagcagcagcgaaagctctgtcacctctaagcttcagccttgtgtccgggaccgtcagtcgcggctgatcttagggatcgggtggggcagtaaggctgaaggaggtcggagagatatgttggcgcgaggttgtttagacatttaaaaacaaataaaaggagtttaaaattgattcggtaacgccaGTGAagggatagatagatagtactttattgattccggACGCTAATATAggagtgatgtgctcacgtctgcgggtctgttagcaaacgagcagcagagttctgcacgagttgcaggcgggcgagggaggcctggctaatgcctacatacagggcattgcagtagtctaaacgagtcgagataaaggcgtggattaatttctcgagatcatgtcctgatagaagcggtttcactttcgctatttggcgtaattgataaaagcttttttgtacgacgctgctgatttgtttttcgaatttaaaatctgagtc
The Entelurus aequoreus isolate RoL-2023_Sb linkage group LG18, RoL_Eaeq_v1.1, whole genome shotgun sequence DNA segment above includes these coding regions:
- the LOC133633908 gene encoding uncharacterized protein K02A2.6-like isoform X3 gives rise to the protein MCQTLLQLWCLCAAPAATKAHQMIPVPAHTAVRPLAAQLFPRPPPIATPPPSSSVTSPDQEESDTNKGFECFLSLLNSGVNIELLSKIVNDDSEDLHSEDGSMNIKPDDVNAAGGEGEGESAGTSQEVSPVPQRRPMDDFQLEQSRDDTLRATWDQVISIDGQLVRPGIERRFPHFASIRDRLYRVSCDTQTREEITQLLVPKSRREMIFQAAHFNPMADHLGYNKTLNRVMARFYWPCIRTDVRRWCAACRDCQQVNSAASRAPLQPLPLIEVPFERIGMDLVGPFDPSTQGYRFALVLVDYATRYPEAVPLHSISAKSVAQALFQVISRVGIPKEILTDQDTSFMSHTLKELYGLLGIKSIRTSVCHPHTDGLVKWLNKILKSIIRKFLHEDKPNWHTLLDPLLFAVREVPQSSTGFSPFEMLFVRKPRGVLDLVKESWEEGPSPSKKEIQYVMDLRVKLHKLGHLSHNNLLQAQKRQESLYNRGTHLRNFLPGEKVFVLLPTSSSKLLAEWQGPFVVSRQIGDVDYEVRRCGRGLATQIYHLNLLKRWIEAEPVSMVTAIAESEELGPEVPPSPRPFPLRCDDHLTPSERADVASLPQRFADVFSPLPGRTNLTQHHIETSPGVTVRSLPYRLPEHKRKVVGEELKGVLDVPIGSENCECNNYTLIPEGTERSTCEQSSCETHSLSDDKNRKDRQKCSLSLSDRSESPPTIENKKEKEKPAEVDGRCELLQNILKTLGLNLETEELSKLTDRTQERLYGKRNERSPVATSIVEHDSTSSSNSPSRMQISNSRISMDHHKEKSFFECSDSRKSREELSLFSYQDNAPVQRIAGNNQDLQIFDETHHAHSSQECNSVSGYSLPEHSQFNASFNGDNSSCWTHAHGSSSMFSLPYSLYTDHSHPSIASEDYELRHYIYSSHEHVYKNPDLSLSECQFGSNTGPGCLQTVELSRHSGKFQAKKKEKLQGILKQTKLTSDLTKMMEPPQGTKHQEVDYPRKGKQPPTEEEIKAKLRKKLEEFNQKNKPHTIPNS
- the LOC133633908 gene encoding uncharacterized protein LOC133633908 isoform X1 — protein: MDQVYQTHIDYIAANAPRSFHRNDAETFPSDGERSKSDPELTRKRIMLRHIEEHLFERKAAIAPKKMKLSEKEQPGPDCVATTLRDRVTTFLQQQQCPSFVLKCNMFKPPVAREAPIRRSDQELLEDHHPLKRRVKALLKHINGHPSVFVSNHPVPAHTAVRPLAAQLFPRPPPIATPPPSSSVTSPDQEESDTNKGFECFLSLLNSGVNIELLSKIVNDDSEDLHSEDGSMNIKPDDVNAAGGEGEGESAGTSQEVSPVPQRRPMDDFQLEQSRDDTLRATWDQVISIDGQLVRPGIERRFPHFASIRDRLYRVSCDTQTREEITQLLVPKSRREMIFQAAHFNPMADHLGYNKTLNRVMARFYWPCIRTDVRRWCAACRDCQQVNSAASRAPLQPLPLIEVPFERIGMDLVGPFDPSTQGYRFALVLVDYATRYPEAVPLHSISAKSVAQALFQVISRVGIPKEILTDQDTSFMSHTLKELYGLLGIKSIRTSVCHPHTDGLVKWLNKILKSIIRKFLHEDKPNWHTLLDPLLFAVREVPQSSTGFSPFEMLFVRKPRGVLDLVKESWEEGPSPSKKEIQYVMDLRVKLHKLGHLSHNNLLQAQKRQESLYNRGTHLRNFLPGEKVFVLLPTSSSKLLAEWQGPFVVSRQIGDVDYEVRRCGRGLATQIYHLNLLKRWIEAEPVSMVTAIAESEELGPEVPPSPRPFPLRCDDHLTPSERADVASLPQRFADVFSPLPGRTNLTQHHIETSPGVTVRSLPYRLPEHKRKVVGEELKGVLDVPIGSENCECNNYTLIPEGTERSTCEQSSCETHSLSDDKNRKDRQKCSLSLSDRSESPPTIENKKEKEKPAEVDGRCELLQNILKTLGLNLETEELSKLTDRTQERLYGKRNERSPVATSIVEHDSTSSSNSPSRMQISNSRISMDHHKEKSFFECSDSRKSREELSLFSYQDNAPVQRIAGNNQDLQIFDETHHAHSSQECNSVSGYSLPEHSQFNASFNGDNSSCWTHAHGSSSMFSLPYSLYTDHSHPSIASEDYELRHYIYSSHEHVYKNPDLSLSECQFGSNTGPGCLQTVELSRHSGKFQAKKKEKLQGILKQTKLTSDLTKMMEPPQGTKHQEVDYPRKGKQPPTEEEIKAKLRKKLEEFNQKNKPHTIPNS
- the LOC133633908 gene encoding uncharacterized protein LOC133633908 isoform X2, coding for MEKEAEQAKKKVVCAKCLFCEGNQQQHVHSRRFFDYIPERCSQDGRTRTTETLTRRTLIWIHSCDNVPAHTAVRPLAAQLFPRPPPIATPPPSSSVTSPDQEESDTNKGFECFLSLLNSGVNIELLSKIVNDDSEDLHSEDGSMNIKPDDVNAAGGEGEGESAGTSQEVSPVPQRRPMDDFQLEQSRDDTLRATWDQVISIDGQLVRPGIERRFPHFASIRDRLYRVSCDTQTREEITQLLVPKSRREMIFQAAHFNPMADHLGYNKTLNRVMARFYWPCIRTDVRRWCAACRDCQQVNSAASRAPLQPLPLIEVPFERIGMDLVGPFDPSTQGYRFALVLVDYATRYPEAVPLHSISAKSVAQALFQVISRVGIPKEILTDQDTSFMSHTLKELYGLLGIKSIRTSVCHPHTDGLVKWLNKILKSIIRKFLHEDKPNWHTLLDPLLFAVREVPQSSTGFSPFEMLFVRKPRGVLDLVKESWEEGPSPSKKEIQYVMDLRVKLHKLGHLSHNNLLQAQKRQESLYNRGTHLRNFLPGEKVFVLLPTSSSKLLAEWQGPFVVSRQIGDVDYEVRRCGRGLATQIYHLNLLKRWIEAEPVSMVTAIAESEELGPEVPPSPRPFPLRCDDHLTPSERADVASLPQRFADVFSPLPGRTNLTQHHIETSPGVTVRSLPYRLPEHKRKVVGEELKGVLDVPIGSENCECNNYTLIPEGTERSTCEQSSCETHSLSDDKNRKDRQKCSLSLSDRSESPPTIENKKEKEKPAEVDGRCELLQNILKTLGLNLETEELSKLTDRTQERLYGKRNERSPVATSIVEHDSTSSSNSPSRMQISNSRISMDHHKEKSFFECSDSRKSREELSLFSYQDNAPVQRIAGNNQDLQIFDETHHAHSSQECNSVSGYSLPEHSQFNASFNGDNSSCWTHAHGSSSMFSLPYSLYTDHSHPSIASEDYELRHYIYSSHEHVYKNPDLSLSECQFGSNTGPGCLQTVELSRHSGKFQAKKKEKLQGILKQTKLTSDLTKMMEPPQGTKHQEVDYPRKGKQPPTEEEIKAKLRKKLEEFNQKNKPHTIPNS